From Elaeis guineensis isolate ETL-2024a chromosome 16, EG11, whole genome shotgun sequence, a single genomic window includes:
- the LOC105058998 gene encoding CBS domain-containing protein CBSX5, translated as MAVSLLQSHEVSDLCIGKPAVRSLPPSATVGEALLGLKRGGGSFLSVWIADRASPEKKACAGKVCMVDILCYLCAEENISSPSAALGAPLSALLPPKDTSPVLRVEPHSCILEALDVILDGAQNLVVPIRSGAGRKKLLGGGGGGGAVDFCWLTQEDFVRFFLNSIALFSPVPALSVSDLGIVRPAVLAVRPHDPALAALPLIRRALADQTSVAVVTDDGKLIGEISPSTLDHCDEGTAAALAALSAGDLMAWIDFSGAPPEATVRTVKARLREKGLTGMIELLEADLSPPFSSSSGSSSGSSSDEESGRGAGRRLRRLRSSGSYSARMGRRSEEAIVCHPGSSLVAVIIQALAHRVSYVWVVDDDYGLVGIVAFPDILGVFRELLQPPFEKEYSAAEAMTKQKKRESLS; from the exons ATGGCAGTGAGCCTGCTGCAGTCTCATGAGGTGTCGGACCTCTGCATCGGGAAGCCGGCGGTGAGATCTCTGCCGCCGTCCGCCACCGTCGGGGAGGCCCTCCTTGGCCTCAAGAGAGGCGGAGGGAGTTTTCTTAGCGTGTGGATCGCCGATCGGGCGTCACCGGAGAAGAAGGCGTGCGCCGGCAAGGTCTGCATGGTGGACATCCTCTGCTATCTCTGCGCCGAGGAGAACATTTCCTCCCCTTCCGCCGCCCTCGGCGCCCCCCTCTCCGCCCTCCTCCCCCCAAAGGACACCTCCCCCGTCCTCCGCGTCGAGCCGCATTCCTG CATATTGGAAGCCCTAGACGTGATCTTGGACGGAGCCCAGAACCTGGTGGTCCCCATCCGCTCCGGCGCCGGCCGGAAGAAGCTCCtcggtggcggcggcggcggcggagcgGTGGATTTCTGCTGGCTGACGCAGGAGGACTTCGTACGCTTCTTCCTCAACTCGATCGCCCTGTTCTCCCCGGTGCCGGCCCTCTCCGTCTCCGACCTCGGCATCGTCCGCCCTGCCGTTCTCGCCGTCCGCCCCCACGATCCCGCCCTCGCTGCGCTTCCCCTCATCCGCCGCGCTCTCGCCGACCAGACCTCCGTCGCCGTCGTCACCGACGACGGCAAGCTCATCGGCGAGATCTCCCCCTCCACGCTGGACCACTGTGACGAGGGCACCGCCGCGGCGCTCGCGGCCCTCTCCGCTGGTGACCTAATGGCCTGGATCGACTTCTCTGGTGCCCCCCCGGAGGCCACCGTCCGGACCGTCAAGGCCCGGCTGAGGGAGAAGGGCTTGACTGGGATGATCGAACTCCTCGAGGCCGACCTCTCCCcgcccttctcctcctcctccggctccTCCTCGGGCTCGTCGTCCGACGAGGAGTCCGGCAGGGGAGCGGGGCGGCGGTTGCGGAGGCTTCGGTCGTCGGGGAGCTACTCGGCGAGGATGGGGCGGCGGTCGGAGGAGGCGATCGTGTGCCACCCGGGGAGCTCGCTGGTGGCGGTCATCATCCAGGCACTGGCCCACCGTGTCAGCTACGTCTGGGTGGTCGACGACGACTACGGGCTCGTCGGCATCGTGGCGTTTCCGGACATACTCGGCGTCTTTCGAGAACTCTTACAACCACCTTTTGAGAAAGAGTACTCGGCAGCGGAAGCAATGACAaagcaaaaaaagagagagtcCCTGTCGTAA